In Streptomyces sp. NBC_01439, the following are encoded in one genomic region:
- a CDS encoding STAS domain-containing protein: protein MTGAGDANHQGVVGDGYLAGSGWVVAAHGELDQDTLAPLQEALASAADRHGLVVLDAGSITFGDSSFLNLLLRMHHLTTLRIAAPGEQLRRLFALTGADTVLSLHPSVEDAVGVT, encoded by the coding sequence ATGACCGGAGCAGGGGACGCGAACCACCAAGGCGTCGTCGGGGACGGCTACCTGGCCGGATCCGGGTGGGTGGTGGCGGCGCACGGGGAGCTCGACCAGGACACGCTGGCCCCGCTCCAGGAGGCGCTCGCCTCGGCCGCGGACCGGCACGGGTTGGTGGTCCTGGACGCCGGTTCCATCACCTTCGGAGACTCCTCGTTCCTGAACCTGCTGCTGCGGATGCACCACCTCACCACGCTGCGCATCGCCGCCCCGGGCGAACAACTCCGCCGGCTCTTCGCCCTGACGGGCGCCGACACGGTCCTCTCCCTCCACCCGAGCGTCGAGGACGCCGTCGGCGTGACGTGA
- a CDS encoding HAMP domain-containing protein, giving the protein MAERTVTQAPGGSPAFPGEAGIGESELRQLLAGLTAVRDGDFRTRLPDSADGLLGEIATVFNGMADQLSLFTSEVTRVAREVGTEGTLGGQADVPGVGGAWLDLTDSVNFMAGNLTAQVRSIAQVATAVAKGDLSQKINVTARGEILELKETINTMVDQLSAFAGEVTRVAREVGTEGRLGGQADVKDVSGTWKDLTESVNVMADNLTAQVRSIAEVTTAVAQGDLTQKIRVDARGEILELKETINTMVDQLSAFADEVTRVAREVGTEGNLGGQATVRGVSGTWKDLTDNVNVMASNLTGQVRSIAQVATAVARGDLSQKIMVEAKGEVAALAGVINTMVDTLSAFADEVTRVAREVGTEGRLGGQAQVPHVAGTWKDLTDNVNSMANNLTGQVRNIALVTTAVANGDLSKKIDVDARGEILELKTTINTMVDQLSSFAAEVTRVAREVGSEGRLGGQAEVEGVSGTWKRLTENVNELAGNLTRQVRAIAEVASAVAEGDLTRSITVDASGEVAELKDNINSMVGSLRESTRANQEQDWLKSNLARISGLMQGHRDLAAVAELVMDELTPLVAAQYGAFYLAEDGPAGPLLILVGSYGRPAGTGEGTGFALGESLVGQAARSHRTIATDQVPAGYVISSGLGHTTPGSLIILPIVVEDQVLGVIELASFSAFTPVHRDFLGQLMETIGVNLNTIVANARTDELLEESQRLTGELQARSEELQVQQVELQRSNAELEEKAALLASQNSDIEAKNLEIEQARQELEDRARQLSRASTYKSEFLANMSHELRTPLNSLLILAQLLAQNPTRNLSPKQVEYAGIIHSAGSDLLQLINDILDLSKVEAGKMDVNPERVDLPQLLEYVEATFRPLTTQKSLDFTVTTAPDAPADLLTDDARLRQILRNLLSNAVKFTERGGVELRIEPAGPAEVPAGLPGRAPLLAFRVRDTGIGIPEQQLESVFGAFQQADGTTSRKYGGTGLGLSISREIAQLLGGAVIAESTPGQGSTFTLYLPVSRADYEEEPLPEDPAAARHAGVTGRPVPADAISAAAAVPPQRRARRLLVIEERPHGLLSLVAESADRDLAPDHLPPGGHREGVQVVNATSSREAAAALASHSFHCVVLELDMPGGEALRFLDALDGDPALSSLPVLAHNNPRPKTGQDRALRDRAASRRLELLSSLDELRERIVLHLSAERPGDVLPLVHEEAQDRQTAHPLDDDLAGRTVLVVDDDARNLFALSGVLELHGVRVLHAEDGRKGIDTLIRNEGVDLILMDVMMPELDGYAATAEIRRMPAYAGLPIIAVTAKAMPGDREKSLAAGASDYVTKPVDADDLIARVRHWLTG; this is encoded by the coding sequence ATGGCTGAGCGGACGGTCACGCAGGCACCGGGCGGGTCACCGGCGTTCCCCGGCGAGGCCGGGATCGGCGAATCGGAACTGCGCCAGCTGCTGGCCGGACTGACGGCCGTACGGGACGGGGACTTTCGTACCCGGCTGCCCGATTCGGCGGACGGGCTGCTCGGCGAGATCGCCACCGTCTTCAACGGGATGGCCGACCAACTGTCGCTGTTCACGTCCGAGGTGACCCGGGTCGCCCGTGAGGTGGGCACCGAGGGAACGCTCGGCGGCCAGGCGGACGTGCCGGGAGTCGGGGGCGCCTGGCTGGACCTCACGGATTCGGTCAACTTCATGGCCGGAAACCTCACGGCCCAGGTCCGCTCCATCGCCCAGGTCGCCACGGCCGTGGCCAAGGGCGACCTCTCGCAGAAGATCAACGTCACCGCGCGCGGGGAGATCCTCGAGCTGAAGGAGACCATCAACACGATGGTCGACCAGCTGTCCGCCTTCGCCGGAGAGGTCACCCGGGTTGCCCGGGAGGTCGGCACCGAGGGGCGGCTCGGCGGTCAGGCGGACGTCAAGGACGTGTCCGGCACCTGGAAGGACCTCACCGAGTCGGTCAACGTCATGGCCGACAACCTGACCGCCCAGGTGCGCTCGATCGCCGAGGTCACCACCGCGGTGGCCCAGGGCGATCTGACGCAGAAGATCCGGGTGGACGCGCGGGGCGAGATCCTGGAGCTGAAGGAGACCATCAACACGATGGTCGACCAGCTCTCCGCCTTCGCCGACGAGGTGACCCGGGTGGCCCGCGAGGTCGGCACCGAAGGCAACCTGGGCGGCCAGGCCACGGTCCGCGGGGTGTCCGGCACGTGGAAGGACCTCACCGACAACGTCAACGTCATGGCGTCCAACCTGACGGGCCAGGTACGTTCCATCGCCCAGGTGGCCACCGCCGTCGCCCGCGGAGACCTCTCGCAGAAGATCATGGTGGAGGCGAAGGGCGAGGTCGCCGCGCTGGCCGGCGTCATCAACACGATGGTCGACACGCTGTCCGCGTTCGCCGACGAGGTGACCCGCGTGGCCCGTGAGGTCGGCACCGAGGGCCGGCTCGGCGGCCAGGCACAGGTTCCCCACGTCGCGGGCACCTGGAAGGACCTCACCGACAACGTCAACTCCATGGCGAACAACCTCACCGGCCAGGTCCGCAACATCGCGCTCGTCACGACTGCCGTCGCCAACGGAGACCTGTCCAAGAAGATCGACGTGGACGCGCGCGGGGAGATCCTGGAGCTGAAGACCACCATCAACACGATGGTCGACCAGCTCTCCTCCTTCGCCGCCGAAGTCACCCGCGTCGCCCGCGAGGTCGGCAGCGAGGGGCGACTCGGCGGCCAGGCCGAGGTCGAGGGCGTCTCCGGCACGTGGAAGCGGCTGACCGAGAACGTCAACGAGCTGGCCGGCAACCTCACCCGCCAGGTCCGGGCCATCGCCGAGGTCGCCAGCGCGGTCGCCGAGGGCGACCTGACCCGCTCGATCACCGTCGACGCCTCGGGCGAGGTCGCCGAGCTCAAGGACAACATCAACTCCATGGTCGGTTCGCTGCGGGAGAGCACCCGGGCCAATCAGGAGCAGGACTGGCTCAAGTCCAACCTGGCCCGGATCTCCGGCTTGATGCAGGGCCATCGGGACCTCGCCGCCGTCGCGGAACTCGTCATGGACGAACTGACGCCGCTCGTCGCCGCCCAGTACGGGGCCTTCTACCTCGCCGAGGACGGCCCCGCCGGCCCCCTGCTCATCCTGGTCGGCTCCTACGGCCGCCCCGCGGGCACCGGTGAGGGCACCGGCTTCGCCCTCGGGGAGTCCCTCGTGGGGCAGGCCGCGCGCAGCCACCGGACCATCGCCACCGACCAGGTCCCCGCCGGCTACGTCATCTCCTCGGGGCTCGGCCACACCACCCCGGGCAGCTTGATCATCCTGCCCATCGTCGTGGAGGACCAGGTCCTCGGGGTGATCGAGCTCGCCTCCTTCTCCGCCTTCACCCCCGTGCACCGGGACTTCCTCGGCCAGTTGATGGAGACCATCGGCGTCAACCTCAACACCATCGTCGCCAACGCCCGCACCGACGAACTCCTGGAGGAGTCCCAGCGCCTGACCGGGGAGCTCCAGGCACGTTCCGAGGAACTGCAGGTCCAGCAGGTGGAACTGCAGCGCTCCAACGCGGAGCTGGAGGAGAAGGCGGCCCTCCTCGCCAGCCAGAACAGCGACATCGAGGCCAAGAACCTGGAGATCGAACAGGCTCGGCAGGAACTGGAGGACCGGGCACGGCAGTTGTCGCGCGCCTCCACCTACAAGTCCGAGTTCCTGGCCAACATGAGCCACGAGCTGCGGACCCCGCTCAACAGCCTCCTCATCCTCGCCCAGCTGCTCGCCCAGAACCCGACCCGCAACCTCTCCCCGAAACAGGTCGAGTACGCGGGCATCATCCACTCGGCGGGCTCGGACCTGCTCCAGCTGATCAACGACATCCTCGACCTCTCGAAGGTCGAGGCGGGGAAGATGGACGTCAACCCCGAGCGGGTGGACCTGCCGCAGCTGCTGGAGTACGTCGAAGCCACCTTCCGCCCGCTGACCACGCAGAAGAGCCTCGACTTCACCGTCACCACCGCCCCCGACGCCCCGGCCGACCTGCTCACCGACGACGCGCGCCTGCGCCAGATCCTGCGCAACCTGCTCTCCAACGCGGTCAAGTTCACCGAGCGCGGCGGCGTCGAGCTGCGGATCGAACCCGCGGGGCCGGCCGAGGTCCCCGCCGGGCTCCCCGGCCGCGCGCCCCTGCTCGCCTTCCGGGTACGGGACACGGGCATCGGCATCCCGGAGCAGCAGCTGGAGTCCGTCTTCGGCGCCTTCCAGCAGGCCGACGGCACCACCAGCCGCAAGTACGGCGGCACCGGGCTCGGGCTCTCCATCAGCCGCGAGATCGCCCAACTCCTCGGCGGCGCCGTCATCGCGGAGAGCACACCGGGCCAGGGCAGCACCTTCACCCTCTACCTGCCGGTCAGCCGGGCGGACTACGAGGAGGAACCCCTCCCCGAGGACCCCGCGGCGGCCCGACACGCCGGCGTCACCGGACGTCCCGTACCGGCCGACGCCATCAGCGCCGCAGCCGCGGTCCCGCCGCAGCGCCGGGCCCGACGCCTCCTGGTGATCGAGGAGCGCCCCCACGGCCTGCTCTCCCTCGTCGCCGAGAGCGCCGACCGGGACCTGGCCCCCGATCACCTGCCACCGGGGGGACACCGCGAGGGCGTCCAGGTGGTCAACGCCACGAGCTCGAGGGAAGCCGCCGCCGCGCTGGCCTCGCACTCCTTCCACTGCGTCGTCCTCGAACTCGACATGCCCGGCGGCGAGGCCCTGCGCTTCCTCGACGCGCTCGACGGAGACCCGGCGCTCTCCTCCCTCCCGGTCCTCGCGCACAACAACCCCCGCCCGAAGACCGGGCAGGACCGGGCCTTGCGGGACCGGGCCGCGTCGCGCCGGCTGGAACTGCTGTCGAGTCTGGACGAGCTCAGGGAACGCATCGTGCTGCACCTGTCCGCCGAGCGACCGGGGGACGTCCTGCCCCTCGTCCACGAGGAGGCACAGGACCGGCAGACCGCCCATCCCCTCGACGACGACCTGGCCGGCCGCACCGTCCTCGTCGTCGACGACGACGCGCGCAACCTGTTCGCCCTCAGCGGGGTGCTGGAACTGCACGGTGTCCGCGTCCTGCACGCGGAGGACGGCCGCAAGGGGATCGACACCCTCATCCGCAACGAGGGCGTCGACCTGATCCTGATGGACGTGATGATGCCGGAACTGGACGGCTACGCGGCGACCGCCGAGATCCGGCGGATGCCGGCCTACGCGGGGCTGCCCATCATCGCGGTCACCGCCAAGGCGATGCCGGGCGACCGCGAGAAGAGCCTCGCGGCCGGAGCGAGCGACTACGTGACCAAGCCGGTCGACGCCGACGACCTCATCGCCCGCGTCCGGCACTGGCTCACCGGATGA
- a CDS encoding SigB/SigF/SigG family RNA polymerase sigma factor: MSRSATVAGPIRATDAYLTPAVPGAVEAPRQDVELPEVKNAREMAPADARELSKLFFLQLGVLEEGTREYQYARNTLIEMNLSLVQFAARRFRSRVLGGGLDMDDIIQVGTIGLIKAIDRYEPEREVEFSTLALPYITGEIKRYFRDTTWAVHVPRRLQERRTELARAQEALTELLGRSPTVKEVAQHLELTEEQVVEGLVAANGYTSGSLDTCAEGDEPSTTTSRTTRPLADRLGEVDPAMELFEEFHTLAPLLEQLDERDRTILRMRFGEDRTQAEIGAELGISQMQVSRLLSRTLARLRAGMLSV; encoded by the coding sequence ATGTCTCGCTCGGCCACCGTCGCAGGCCCCATTCGTGCAACAGACGCGTACCTGACGCCCGCTGTGCCCGGCGCCGTGGAAGCGCCACGGCAGGACGTGGAACTGCCCGAGGTGAAGAACGCCCGGGAGATGGCACCCGCCGACGCGCGCGAGTTGTCGAAGCTCTTCTTCCTCCAGCTCGGCGTCCTGGAAGAGGGCACACGCGAGTACCAGTACGCCCGCAACACCCTGATCGAGATGAACCTGTCGCTGGTTCAGTTCGCCGCGCGGCGCTTCCGCTCCCGTGTGTTGGGCGGGGGTCTGGACATGGACGACATCATCCAGGTGGGGACCATCGGTCTCATCAAGGCCATCGACCGCTACGAGCCCGAACGCGAGGTCGAGTTCTCCACCCTGGCCCTGCCTTACATCACCGGCGAGATCAAGCGCTACTTCCGTGACACGACCTGGGCGGTGCACGTCCCGCGCCGTCTGCAGGAACGGCGTACGGAGCTCGCCAGGGCCCAGGAGGCCCTGACCGAGCTGCTGGGACGGTCCCCCACGGTCAAGGAGGTCGCCCAGCACCTCGAGCTGACCGAGGAACAGGTCGTCGAAGGGCTGGTCGCCGCGAACGGCTATACGAGCGGTTCCCTGGACACCTGCGCCGAGGGCGACGAGCCGTCGACGACGACGAGCCGGACGACGCGTCCGCTGGCGGACCGGCTCGGTGAGGTCGATCCCGCCATGGAGCTCTTCGAGGAGTTCCACACCCTCGCGCCCCTCCTGGAGCAGCTGGACGAGCGCGACCGGACGATCCTGCGGATGCGCTTCGGCGAGGACCGGACGCAGGCGGAGATCGGCGCGGAACTGG